The genomic region CCGCCGTCGCCGCCACCGCCCCAGCTGTCGCCGCCGCCTCCGCCGTCATCGAAGCCGCCAGCGTCCTGGCCGGCGCCATCGAGCTGACCCTGGTCCATACCGTCCTGGAAGCCGTCGCCGTAGCCGTTCTCGAAGGCCTGCGCGTCGTAGCCGACCCCGCCCATACCCGAGAACAGCGTGCTGAACAGCAGCACCGAACCCATGCCCCAGGCTCCCGCGACCAGGGCGGGCTTCCACCACGGCTCGGAGTACCAGCCTGCGGGCACCGGTCGGCCGGCGACCCGGCCGCCGGGGTAGTAGTTCGGCGTGCGCTGTGACGGCGTCGGGGATGCCTCGATCTGGCGGCCCTCGAAGTCCACTCGGCGGTCCTCGGTGACGGTGCCCGCCGCGCGTTGCCCGCTGAGCGTCTCGAGTTCGGGACCCGGGTCCATGCCCATCGCCACCCGGGCCGCGCGCACGTAGTACAGCCCCTCCATGGCGCTCTCCTTGGCCAGCAGGGCCTGCTTGGCGGTCGTGGCCTGGTCGATCTGCGAGCCCGCGGCGGTGTAGCGCTCGGAGGCGTCGGCGAGCGCCTGCTTGGACGCGTCGTCGGTACCGGACAGGTTGATCACCTGGCCGCCAAGCCGCTCGATGAGGCGCCGGGCGTCGGCCTTGGCGTCGGCCAGTGACGCGGCACTGCGCTGCCCGGAGGCCTTCGATGAGTTGTAGACCGCGAACGCGATTGCGCCGAGTACGACGAGGATGAGCACCAGCAGAAAGCCGTCCATGCGCCCAGCCTACCGACGGAGACGCCCAGGAAGGCGTTGATGAACGCGCAGCTGAGTGCGCTCTCAGGAGAACACGCCGAGGCGGTACCGCGACGCCGTCGCCTCGTCGCCTGGGGTTGCTGACATCGGTCGGGGATTCAAGAGAATTTCATTCTTGACTAATTCCAGATTATGGGCCAGGCTCTGTTTGTGGCGACGATCACCGACTTCCAGCAGATGCTGCGTCGGTCCGACCTGCGAGTCACCCGCCCTCGAGTGGCAGTACTGGGCGCGGTGTACGAGCACCCGCATGCCGACACGGATTCGATCATTCGTGCTGTGCGGGAAGAGCTGCCCGACGTGTCGCACCAGGCTGTGTACGACTCATTACATGCATTGACCGCAGCGCGGTTGGTGCGGCGTATCCAGCCGTCAGGCTCCGTGGCTCGCTACGAGTCACGCGTCGGCGACAACCACCACCACGTCGTGTGCCGGACGTGTGGGGCCATCGCCGATGTCGACTGTGCGGTCGGTGGGGCACCCTGCCTGACCGCGTCAGATGACCACGGTTTCACGATCGACGAAGCCGAGGTCATGTACTGGGGCGTGTGCCCCGACTGTTCCACTGCTCCAACTAGATAACCCCTTAACCCGCCAGCCCCGGAAAGGATTTGTCATGGCCGAAACACACCCACCCATTGGCGAAGCTCAAACAGAACCCGCCGAAAGCGGTTGTCCCATGCAGATTAAGCCCCCCGTCGAGGGCGGCAGCAACCGCGATTGGTGGCCCAATGCGGTGAATCTGAAGATCCTGCAGAAGAATCCCCCCGCGATCGATCCGACGGATGAGGGCTACGACTACCGCGAGGCCGTCAAGTCTCTCGATTTCGAGGCCTTCGAGCGCGATTTCGATGCGCTGCTTACGGATTCGCAGGACTGGTGGCCCGCGGACTTCGGTCACTACGGCCCGCTGTTCGTCCGCATGTCGTGGCACGCCGCGGGCACCTACCGGGTCGCGGACGGGCGCGGTGGCGGCGGGCGCGGTATGCAGCGCTTCGCCCCGCTGAACAGCTGGCCCGACAACGTCAGCCTGGACAAGGCCCGCCGTCTGCTGTGGCCGCTCAAGAAGAAGTACGGCAAGAAGATCTCGTGGTCCGATCTCATCGTCTACGCCGGCAACCGGGCCCAGGAGCACATGGGCTTCAAGACCGCCGGCTTCGCCTTCGGCCGCCCCGACTTCTGGGAGCCCGAGGAGGACATCTACTGGGGCGCCGAACACGAGTGGCTGGGCTCCCAGGATCGGTACGCCGGTTCGGGCGGTGACCGGACCAAGCTGGAGAACCCGCTCGGCGCAAGCCATATGGGGCTGATCTACGTCAATCCTGAAGGCCCCGAGGGCAATCCGGATCCAGTCGCCGCGGCCATTGACATCCGCGAGACCTTCGGTCGGATGGCGATGAACGATGTCGAGACGGCCGCGCTGATCGTCGGCGGCCACACCTTCGGCAAGACCCACGGTGCCACTGACATCGAGAACGGGGTGGAGCCCGAAGCCGCACCGCTCGAGCAGATGGGCCTGGGCTGGAGCAACCCGGGCGTCGGCAACGAAGCCGTCAGCAGCGGCCTCGAGGTGACCTGGACCCATACCCCCACCAAGTGGGACAACTCGTTCCTGGAGATCCTCTACGGCAACGAGTGGGAGCTGACCAAGAGCCCGCAGGGCGCCAACCAGTGGAAGCCCAAGGACGGCGGCTGGGCCAACTCGGTGCCGATGGCCCAGGGCTCCGGCAAGACCCACCCGTCGATGCTGACCACCGACCTGTCGATGCGCATGGACCCGATCTACGGCGCGATCACCCGCCGCTGGCTGGATCACCCGGAGGAGCTGGCCGACGAGTACGCCAAGGCCTGGTTCAAGCTGCTGCACCGCGATCTGGGGCCGGTGGCTCGCTACCTCGGGCCGCTGGTGCCCAAGCAGACCTGGCTGTGGCAGGACATCGTTCCGGCTGGCAAGGCGCTGTCCGATGCCGATGTCGCGACGCTCAAGGCGGCCATCGCAGAGTCGGGCCTGACCACCCAGCAGCTGGTGGACACCGCGTGGAAGGCAGCGGCGTCATTCCGTTCCAGCGATCTGCGCGGCGGTGCCAACGGCGGACGGATCCGGCTGCAGCCGCAGCTGGGCTGGGAGGCCAACGAGACCGAAGAGCTGTCGCAGGTGATTCGCAAGCTCGAGGAGATCCAGCAGGCGTCCGACACCGGGGTGTCCTTCGCCGACCTGGTGGTCCTCGGCGGTGTCGTGGGTGTCGAGAAGGCGGCCAGGGATGCCGGGTTCGACGTCACGGTGCCGTTCACCTCGGGTCGTGGCGACGCCACCCAGGAACAGACTGACGTCGAGTCGTTCGCCTACCTGGAGCCCAGCAGCGACGGTTTCCGCAACTACGCGGGCAAGGGCGACAGCCTGCCGGCCGAGTACCGCCTCATCGACCGGGCCAACCTGCTGGGCCTGTCGGCTCCCGAGATGACCGTGCTGGTCGGCGGTCTGCGAGTGCTGGGCGCCAACTACGGTGGCTCGGATCTCGGCGTGCTCACTGCCAACAAGGGACAGCTGACGAACGACTACTTCGTCAACCTGACCGATATGGGCACCAAGTGGGCGCCGTCGCCGGCCGATGACGGCACCTACGTCGGCACCGACCGCGCCAGCGGTGCGCAGAAGTACACCGCCAGCCGTGTCGATCTGCTGTTCGGCTCGAACTCGCAGCTGCGGGCACTGGCCGAGGTGTACGCCGAGGACGACGCCAAGGAGAAGTTCGTCAAGGACTTCGTCGCGGCCTGGACCAAGGTGATGAACGCCGATCGGTTCGATCTGACCGCCTGATAGCAGCAACCTGAGTACCTCGACGCCCAGGTCGGCCCCCGTGGCTGACCTGGGCGTTCGGGTAGCTGGGATGGCCCAGCGCATGTCCGAAAAGCAGAAAACCGCCCTAACCAGGGCGGCTCTCTTGGAGCGGGCGACGGGAATCGAACCCGCGTAGCTAGTTTGGAAGACTTCACCCGTTGGATTGGGCAAAAGGCCGAGTGCTGGTCAGCCACGACGCGAACCGACCCGAACCAGCGCGAGCCGGACCGGGCCGGGCCGGTTGGGTCGGGTGTCGCTGGTAGAGCTACTGCGTGTCCGGGGGTACGACCGGGGTACGCCGCCGCGAGTCGAACACCGCGTGTGTCCTACCCCAGCCCTACTCTCGGCGAATGACAAAGTGATTACGTACGCGCACCTCGAGAACGGCAGGGTAGAAGGCGACGTCCTGGTCTGCGATGGGGGCGACCTCACGATGACCGGGATGATCACCGGCACCCTCACCGTCGGCCGGGGTGGCTATGCACTCATGTGCGGCACAGTGGGAAATCTGGTTGTCCGT from Mycolicibacterium sp. YH-1 harbors:
- the katG gene encoding catalase/peroxidase HPI, with translation MAETHPPIGEAQTEPAESGCPMQIKPPVEGGSNRDWWPNAVNLKILQKNPPAIDPTDEGYDYREAVKSLDFEAFERDFDALLTDSQDWWPADFGHYGPLFVRMSWHAAGTYRVADGRGGGGRGMQRFAPLNSWPDNVSLDKARRLLWPLKKKYGKKISWSDLIVYAGNRAQEHMGFKTAGFAFGRPDFWEPEEDIYWGAEHEWLGSQDRYAGSGGDRTKLENPLGASHMGLIYVNPEGPEGNPDPVAAAIDIRETFGRMAMNDVETAALIVGGHTFGKTHGATDIENGVEPEAAPLEQMGLGWSNPGVGNEAVSSGLEVTWTHTPTKWDNSFLEILYGNEWELTKSPQGANQWKPKDGGWANSVPMAQGSGKTHPSMLTTDLSMRMDPIYGAITRRWLDHPEELADEYAKAWFKLLHRDLGPVARYLGPLVPKQTWLWQDIVPAGKALSDADVATLKAAIAESGLTTQQLVDTAWKAAASFRSSDLRGGANGGRIRLQPQLGWEANETEELSQVIRKLEEIQQASDTGVSFADLVVLGGVVGVEKAARDAGFDVTVPFTSGRGDATQEQTDVESFAYLEPSSDGFRNYAGKGDSLPAEYRLIDRANLLGLSAPEMTVLVGGLRVLGANYGGSDLGVLTANKGQLTNDYFVNLTDMGTKWAPSPADDGTYVGTDRASGAQKYTASRVDLLFGSNSQLRALAEVYAEDDAKEKFVKDFVAAWTKVMNADRFDLTA
- a CDS encoding DUF1542 domain-containing protein, translating into MDGFLLVLILVVLGAIAFAVYNSSKASGQRSAASLADAKADARRLIERLGGQVINLSGTDDASKQALADASERYTAAGSQIDQATTAKQALLAKESAMEGLYYVRAARVAMGMDPGPELETLSGQRAAGTVTEDRRVDFEGRQIEASPTPSQRTPNYYPGGRVAGRPVPAGWYSEPWWKPALVAGAWGMGSVLLFSTLFSGMGGVGYDAQAFENGYGDGFQDGMDQGQLDGAGQDAGGFDDGGGGGDSWGGGGDGGGWDFGGGGDFGGDFGGF
- a CDS encoding Fur family transcriptional regulator, which encodes MLRRSDLRVTRPRVAVLGAVYEHPHADTDSIIRAVREELPDVSHQAVYDSLHALTAARLVRRIQPSGSVARYESRVGDNHHHVVCRTCGAIADVDCAVGGAPCLTASDDHGFTIDEAEVMYWGVCPDCSTAPTR